Genomic window (Pectinophora gossypiella chromosome 5, ilPecGoss1.1, whole genome shotgun sequence):
AGAGTCCAAATAGCATCAACGTAGAGCTCATTCCATTACTGATCGAAATTCTATTGAAGGCTCTATTTGGCAGTGGTTCTATCAGTGTAATGTACATGTTGTTATATGCGATAATAATTATACGGCATTTGATAATACAGATTTAGATAGAGCGCCGTCGAGTGATAACCCCTTACATAGCTATCACATAGCGCCTGCCACCCCCTGGTAGCGACAGCAATAGAACGACAAGTCGAAAAGTAACCTTCTCTTATTTGATTCGTTGGCATATTAGAATTTGCCTAACCATAGGTTAGAGGGTGTACCTTAATACCCAGGGAGGCTCCTTCGTCAAACtccaaaaatataatgaaaatctATTAGTTAAATAATACACTTGTCAAAAAAATGACTCACCTCGCAAGTTTATatttcgtaaggattatcagaaaaaaaaattaagaataaaaaataaatgtaatttaacagcctccgtggtctagtggttagagcgttaggctcacgatctggaggtccgggttcgattcccgatggggacattgtcgaaatcactttgtgagactgtcctttgtttggtaaggacttttcaggcttgaatcacctgattgtctgaaaaagtaagatgattccgtgcttcggagggcacgttaagccgttggtcccggctattagccgtaaaaacacctccaccaacccgtattggagcagcgtggtggagtatgctccataccccctccggttgattgaggggaggcctgtgcccagcagtgggacgtatataggctggttatgttatgtgtcaATTTACAATGAATCTTTATAATAAATCTTTATAATaaggtttttaaatttcattgttccaaattcaaatttaaaatttaattaaacgtTTCGAATTTTTTGATAAGAAGTATAACACAGTGTGGTAGTATGGTATTGGTTATGTGTATAATCAGTGTATAAAAGGGTTGATGAACTTGTGTTATATTGCAGAATAGGTACGtatcatttataaaatattcatgTAGCCATTGTAGGCACACAGAGATTTCGATAGCTCACAGGCATCGTTTGATATTTTGGCTGAAGAGGAAATGTTATGAGAAAGATGAGACCTTTACTCAAGAGCTGTAGGTAAATGTAGGTTAATTGTGTGTAGAAAAGTATAGGTATAAGTACaggtagtagtagtaggtataAGTCTACTTTCCTAGTGTTAAGGCAACATTTTTACAGACATCCTTAAACTAGTTAGCTTATTCCCCATTATCCCTATAACCCTATGTAGACTAAAAATCGCAAACcattttatatattacttttgatatattatttggaatattatgattcaaaaaaaaaaatcgaaaacgTTTTGTTTATACAaacgaaatattttttctttaggtATCAGActacgtatattttttattatttttctttatgtatCACTTTGAGgtccaatgattgtcgaatttgtcttcgaattcatgtttggatcataaatgattgtcacgtgctcagtgatgaaggaaaaacccacattcccgagaaatgcattttcggagatatgtgacctaacctgtattgggctggttttcccttcgcgggttgggaggtcagacaggcagtcgcttctgtaaaaaaccggacctgtcgattcttcaggttaggtaagtcgactctgtgaaaaacgggataatgctacgtACGTCGAAAAACATGTATTAGAATTAGAAGACCACAAACAAGGtttgataaaatatttgtcAGAGAATGTTGCTAACTGTAATGAGCAAAACATGAGTAATTATGCAATACCTAATGGGTACTAATTAAATTGCTGGTTCCCTAAATGCTTGTCTCTATTTGCAATTTGTTATACTTGCAACACTATAAATACGTTTGCATTATGAAAAGTTTGCATTCCCTTCTTTTTGTCTCGAAGACAACACGTCTGGGTACCTAGTGATCAAAATGAAATCTGTGAGTATTcattaatatatgtttttttgttttttttttttaacataaattaattagACTAgcatattatacattgttttaggtttacgcggttattatcataattaaaacacataataacgggttcttaccgcgtttaaatcagggatatgaaactcccTGTCTCATAttcgcctattgtacttatgttttattcgtatgtttatgtcctttgtatatgttgttgtgcaataaagtattattgattgattgatatcaTAGCACATTATACGTCTTACTgttgggcacatgcctccccttaATCTGTCGGAgggctactccactgcgggttggtggaggtgtttgggctaaaagctcaggaccaacggtttaaagtGGCTTTCGAATTacgaaatcatttatttttaattcaagcctgcagtgtcctaaTCAATCAAAATCCTCACGACAATAGTTAACTTTATAGTTACTTTCTGCAGCCCTTATTCCAAGTTTATCATAAAATTAAGATACCTGTGCATGTGTATTTCCAGTTTGTAGTAATGAGCTGTCTATGTGCGCTGGCGACGGCCGCGCCTGCGCTCCACGACCCCGCGCTTAGGGAACTGCCGGCGCTAAGGCATGAGGAGGTGCACGACGAGTTCGGCCAGTATGCGCTACGGTACATTACTGCTGAGAGTGAGTTGCTTCTTGTTCTTTGTTTGAATTCTTCTGTGTCTCTTTGTTACTTCTCagcttttaatatattttctttatttagtatacaAAACAGGTTATACAGACAGAAATAAAAAGCATAAGCTGTTAGGTACTTTTAGTGAGATGCCATGCCTTACTGAACCTAGGATATTACATTAATGTTCAGAAGCCGGACATATATCTCTTAGTTACCTAAAATGTAGAATGCCTGTAGCTGTTTATGATCTTGAGCATGAAGTGAAAGTAAGGATTGTGTTCGTGACCTCTCCAATCTCCATCACATCCATCTTAAGACCCTAAACCATCATGTGTAGCTGCAAGTTGCCGTGTGTTGGCTCTACCTGTACGCGGGCGCGAGTTACGTCGTCTACCTCTTTAAGTTCTCAACTTTCTGACCATAACTGACTATATTTTTTCTCCCCAGACACGGTGGTATCGGAGCGGGGTCACTTAGTTCCTAGTTCCAATGGTGGCTACGTGATGGAGATCGAGGGTCAGTACCAGTTCCTCGGTGACGACGGCCAGGTGTACGTGACGAGGTACCGCGGGGGACCAGACGGCTTCCACGTCGACGGTGACCATCTACCGCAGCCCGTGCCTGTACCAGCTGCAACTCTGTGAACACAGGATCCAGGGTGTCGTCACCTTATAGGGAAAACTTCGTAAgcccctttttgaaaaatcacattcagatgtgattttctCTAACAAAACCtccatttatttcaatataaatccaggtgtaagtacgtagtcgttacatgagtcacgtcaggggcctttggcggctctataataaccctgacaccagggttcatgaggttggtaatccacttcataacccacgcacgatagaagaaaaaaaaatagtctgcAATTTCATCAACAAAACTACCTGGATTTAAATTAGCTTGTCTATTACGAGGttctgttaacaaaaatcaaatccAAAAATGATTTTTCGATAAGGAGCTTTCGTGGTTTTCATTATAAAGCGAACGATGTAGCTCTGTAACTATAACTGTAGATGTGTAGTAATAAACTGATCCGGTCCAATGAATCTGgtacttttatttaattctaATTGTCTGATTAATTTTCTGGTGACTCGATGTTCTTCTTTGGTTAGgttgaattattaaaaagtaacctgCCAAGAAATTCAGGTTGGGTACGCGGATCTGAAAGCGGGATAAACCACTACAAAAAATGATGTTGAAATTAGAAAACTAACAAAATGTAAGCGTGAGtaactaagtaaatataaattctttattaaataaaaacaatttgctCAATAAATTTATACTACACTGTGCTAAAACTATTGttataatgctatttactgcacttaACTAAATTCTCTTtgaaataagatatttttgaatttgacttcgCGAAGACTGAAATCGAACGAAAGAAAAGCAGAAGTTAAAGCTATATCACTTTTTATGTAATGGTCCTAACATACTACCTAATACAActtgtgcgtgtgtgtgtgtggttcaATGTTTCTGCAGACGTTACTCGGCGGATTTCTGAAAGGATCTTCGCAGGGTGGCGAGAGGCCTCGAGGATGCGGCGGGGTAGGGGAGGGGTGCAGTGACGTCACGTCCTATctcggcggccatcttggattatCTCGTCGCACCTGCGGGGGGAGGGAGCTCCGTATCGACCCGGGCCTTCCCGCACATTTTTCAGGGGAAACTTGATAATGTCTATTTACTTTCGGACCTCGTAATTTCGGGGTAGTTACAGTGTTTCTTTACTGCGCTGTGACAAATGCGGGCTTTGTTTGACGCTGTTTTTTTGAATCAATTGTGGTTGGAGTTTCGTGGTTTGTT
Coding sequences:
- the LOC126366967 gene encoding endocuticle structural glycoprotein SgAbd-2-like — encoded protein: MSCLCALATAAPALHDPALRELPALRHEEVHDEFGQYALRYITAENTVVSERGHLVPSSNGGYVMEIEGQYQFLGDDGQVYVTRYRGGPDGFHVDGDHLPQPVPVPAATL